TCAACTCGCTCCCCCGTCCCCGCGCATGCGTCCGTGGAGCTGTAGCTGGGGGTCTGCACACGGCGCACCACGCCGCGAACGCCGTGGATCGTCGGATCAACCAGGGACGGCTTGCCGAGCGCCGAAACGTGGCGCGTCGCGACTACCGGCTGCATAATGCTCCGCGTCGAGGGTTGGTGCGCAGCGCACATGCCGGCGCCAtgcccggccggccgccgcgcgcgtaAGTACGCAGCGACGCCTGGACCCGCCGCGGAAGAGTCCCGAGTCCGGCGTCAGTGGCAGTAGGACCGACCTGCGTGTCCGAGGCCCTCAGCTTCCCCAGCTGTCCGGCGGTGGACTGGCGCGCGAGACGTGTCAGGACGCCGGGGGCACGCCGCGGCCCATCACCATCACCGGGGCCTCCCATGGGCATCCGCCACTCACAGTTCCACACCCCGACCCTACGCGGCGATCGCGGCGTGTCTTTTTCCTGCCAAGTGGGATCGACGTGCATGTGCCCCCGCGGTGGACACCTGTTGGACTTGGACCGTACCGCGGCGCGACAGCCCTGGCAGTGGCAGCACAGCGCGGCACCGATGCTCGCCGACTCCGGGACAGAGGAGTGCTCAGCCCACTAGGCCACTTTGTTTGTCTCGCTGAAATGCTCGGCTAAAATATCTCAGCACATACTCTTTCACTCTGGCAGCACGCCCAAAGCCGGACATCCTCACGTGCGTGGAACACACTTTTCGTGGAGACGGTGCATACGGTACACCTGTAAGCTCGCCGTACACACCACACCGGATCGTACTCGTGCAGTCGCACATCCGTAACCTCGTGACGGTCACCCCCAGAAGTCCACCCTTGCCGTGGACAACACATCGAGCGAGATCCCTGCGCCAGCGCGGCGGCACGCAAGCTGCCAAGTCCAGCCGCCCGCGGAGAGCTCCTGTGCGGGGGTGCCCAGTGCTCTGCCCTCCCGTGACGGACAAGAGCTAACCTTCGGGAGTTCCATCCCATGATTGCGAGCTGCAGATCGGACCGCGCCAggccccgccgcccaccgctctGTCCTCCCGTCCGTCGCGCGCGTCGTGGCCTCCACCAGGCCGGGGGGTGGGGAACAGGGAACGGGAAAGCGGGGGGCACCGTCGCCGGCGTCGCGTCCCGCCGCGAGCACGCGTCGCCCGCCGCGGCCAGTCGCGTCCGTGCCCGCCCCGTCCTCTTCCCCGGCAGATCCGCTGAGGAAAGCAAGAATGCGATGACGGGAGACGGGATCACGGGACGAGTGCCTGCTGCCTAGCCTCTCGACTCCGAAACCGTACATTACCGGGAGCGAGCAAGTGTTTCTAGCCTTTCGGATTCACTTTCTCCGCATTTCAATCTTCAACGATcgttcttttccttttctgaaAGTCTATATTAACTATTCTCTCTTCAGAATCATAAACCAACTAAAAGAGCTGAGTGATTTTACAAAAGTGATTCTAGTCTACGGAGAAACGTTCCTATAAAGAAATTGATTAAAACCAAATCTAATAGAAcatggagctctaccaaacagaTCCTCTCAGACATAGCTAAGATATGCATCACATATACCTCACGGTTAATATATAAAAGAGATACATTAATTTTTACTTAAGATACTGTATTAAATTACAAACGCTAGAGTTAATGTGTTGTATTGGATGGTCACATCCTCCGGATAATTGAGCCTAAGAGGTTAATTTGCTCAACAACATTTTAAGCTGGCGATCTTTTATTTTACTTCTATAATAAAACGAGATATTTTCATATTGGAAGTACATGATTACCACACTTGATTGAGAATGTTGATATGGTGACGATCGAGCGCAAAGAAACTTGGCGATCACAATGCAATGATTCATGAAGTTGTAGTTTCTTTTTACTTGGATGATGTTTAATGTAGAAATGATAAACTGATACTTCAAAACTAATATAATGGAGGTAGTTGTCCATAGCATTTACGATACCGTCAATTCGGTTTATCTCTTAATCGCACCGAAAAAAGCGGTAGTAAATGTGCCCTAGAGTAGACCCGGAGCATGAATCCAAGTCTTCAACCTGCGCCCTACTCCCCGGCCCCATCCACCCATCGGCGCAGGCACAGCCCAACCCACGCCGCATCCAGAACAGGCAGGTGGTGAACGCCATTGCCCTCCGCTCGCCGTCAAAACCCCCTCCTGCCTCCCTCTCcatccctccctccctcgccTTACGGCGTCGTTGAGGGTTCTGCACGCAAGCGCGCGCCGGGAGAACAAAGGGAGTAAAGCGGCAAAGCCCTCCCACTCGAAGCGGAGACGAATAGCCCAGCGCACCGCCGTCGACCGTTGGAGGGGCGAGAGGGGAGGGGAGTGCTTCCTTTTGTCCCCCTAGGCGGATGAGATGCAGCTGCGCCGGAAGGTGAGGcccgcgggcgcggcggcgcggcgggcggcgctgcggtGGTGGCTGCTCTCGCTCGCCGCCACGGGCGCCGCCGTCACTGCGGCGGCCgcgctgctcgccgtcgcccTCCACTTCTCCGGCTCCctggccgcctccgcctcctcctcctccggcgcgcCCTACCGCCTCTCGCAGCCGCGGGAGGCCGAGGAGCTGCGGTGGGAGCGAGAGGTGGCGCCGCCGCAGCTGGCGTCGCCGCAGTCGCGAAAGGTGATCGATTGGTCTCTGTTCGGTGCCCGCGTATCTCCCTGTTCTGTTActggctgccgccgccgttgctTTTTTGAATCCATGGGAGGGAGTCCATGACGCCGGGATTAATCTCTAGATTTGACAGCTGGACGGCGCGGCGGAGAGGAGCCTGTGGCTGCCGGCGCCGTCGCGGCGGTTCGTGCCCTGCGTGGCGCCGTCGCCGGAGTTCAAAAGTACGCGCATTACTGGCACACTTCCCCGACATCGATTTCTCGCCGTGCGGTCCAAATTATCGTGCGCGGCTCTGATTTCGTTCGTCTTGCCTTGCAGGCCCGGTGGCGTCCAGGGGGTACCTGCTTGTACACACCAATGGCGGCCTCAACCAGATGCGCGCTGGGGTAAGCTGGACCGTCCTGGTCAAGATTTATCTAGCTGTTCCTGCTTGTACTAGTGAGATTCATTGCTTGGTTTGTATGCTGACTTCAGTGTGAGAACCAGTATCtcaataaataaatatataataaTGAAAACAAGAGTGTAGGAGAGCAGCGTGGGTGCATGTGGGATGTTTAAATCAGCCTTGACAACTGGTGAGCAAGCATACATCATCATCAGATCTGCTTTTGCGGGTACTATGTTTTTAGTGCTCTTATCAATGTGCTTTTTCTTAACTCCCAATGTATGTGGGCACTGAGCAGTCGTTTGGTACTTTAATCACATGTAGTTGGTGTTCTGGTGCTAATGTGCTTAAATAAGCTGTACATGGTGGTTGTGAAACTAAGCTGTTTGTTTCCCTAGTATTGGTTGACTGAGTTATCGCCGACACAGATTGAGTGGCTCAACTGTGGTTAAAGATAGAGCCCCCGAGAATAGTTGGTGGGTGGATGTTGTCTTCATTGCCATTCCAAATTTCTTTCCCTTCATATTGAGTGTCATGatcatttttatttttcttataAATGATGCTTGTTTGGATGTCCTCTGTCATAACTTTGACAGCTCTTCGGTGATTCGGTCGTTATCTTGGTTTTCATTTATAGCAGGATATAAAGCAGGCGAAAAAAGGTGCTTCTTTTGTTAGGGGAGACCAAAAGCAGTTCTCTCTTGGGCATGCAGATTGTTAGATAACTAAAACTAACTAATGTTATAGTTGTACTTGAGTTTAAAGAACTAGGAGGATTTGCTATTTTTGTTTAGGTTATCTTAATTGTGGTTAATGCCATTTTAATGATAACTGAAACTACTTTTCTACCAATTGGTACTTGTACTAATTCTCTCAAACAACGGTGTCATGTGATTTGAGTAAAATAGAAGGGGAAATGTTTCTTTATTGCTTGTTGCACATGTTTTGTCCTTTGTTTACTGGGTACAGATCCGTGTTTGCTGTCATGGGCAGAAATACTTTTGGCCGCAAAATCCAACACATTTTTTATCTCCTTTTTAATAGCCAGCTGTTATTCTTATGGCAGATCAGTGATATGGTGGCAGTTGCGCGCATACTTAATGCTACACTCATCATTCCAGAGCTTGATAAGAAATCATTTTGGCATGACAAAAGGTATGTCATATGTATGGTTTATCGTCATTGACTGATCTGAGTCTAACAGACCATTTTTCGATATCAGCAACTTTTCAGATGTCTTCGATGAAGAACACTTCATAAATTCTTTAGCAAATGATGTGAAAGTTGAGAAGAAGCTGCCTAAGGAGTTGGTGAAAGCTCCAAAGTCTGTTAGGTACTTCAAGAGTTGGTCTGGAGTAGATTATTACCAGGATGAGATATCTCCACTGTGGGATCATCGCCAGGTCTGGATTTAACCACCACTATGCACTTCCATACTAAACAATTATAAGCAGTGACTGCTGGatgcatttttttttttggtacCATGATACTGACTGAAAACTTGTAGGTCATTCGAGCTGCTAAGTCAGATTCTCGCCTCGCAAATAACTACCTTCCTACAGACATTCAAAAGCTTCGCTGTCGGGCCTTTTTCCAAGCACTTAGATTTGCTCCCCCAATTGAAGCTTTAGGCAAGGTAAATCATTCTCTAATATCTTATCATAGTTATTATTTCCCTTATTTGTACCAAGAGTTGTTTTGAGAAGCAAAGATTTTACTGGTTTTGGCAGCTATTGGTGGAGAGGATGAGATCATTTGGACCATATATCGCTTTGCATCTACGCTATGAGAAGGATATGCTTGCTTTTAGCGGGTGCACACATGGTCTATCTCAAACAGAATCAGAAGAACTTGCAATGATCAGGCAAAGACTTAGGgtttatttatttattacaCACTGTCTTGCCTGTTTTTTTACAACAGTAGATATTATCAGCTGTTATTTTGAATTATGCTTTTTTTATTCTTACAGAGAAAACACAACCTACTGGAAGGTGAAAGACATTGATCCATTAGAACAAAGATCCCATGGCTATTGCCCCTTGACACCAAAGGAGGTT
The genomic region above belongs to Panicum hallii strain FIL2 chromosome 4, PHallii_v3.1, whole genome shotgun sequence and contains:
- the LOC112890231 gene encoding O-fucosyltransferase 7-like; translation: MQLRRKVRPAGAAARRAALRWWLLSLAATGAAVTAAAALLAVALHFSGSLAASASSSSGAPYRLSQPREAEELRWEREVAPPQLASPQSRKLDGAAERSLWLPAPSRRFVPCVAPSPEFKSPVASRGYLLVHTNGGLNQMRAGISDMVAVARILNATLIIPELDKKSFWHDKSNFSDVFDEEHFINSLANDVKVEKKLPKELVKAPKSVRYFKSWSGVDYYQDEISPLWDHRQVIRAAKSDSRLANNYLPTDIQKLRCRAFFQALRFAPPIEALGKLLVERMRSFGPYIALHLRYEKDMLAFSGCTHGLSQTESEELAMIRENTTYWKVKDIDPLEQRSHGYCPLTPKEVGMFLSALGYPSSTPVYIAAGEIYGGESHMVDLQSRFPILMNKEKLASAEELRPFSQYAAQMAALDYIVSVESDVFIPSYSGNMARAVAGHRRFVGHRKTISPDRKALVRLFDKVDSGLLKEGKRLSERILDIHRKRQGSPRKRKGPISGTKGKDRFRSEEAFYENPLPDCLCQPGSPDSDDSLVSI